The nucleotide sequence GCTGAAATATAAATTTGCCTATCTTGATTTGCTCACTCCAAAAGTTCCTTCAAGTAAATTATTTCTCGGTGCAGGCATTCATGAGGGCTTGAAAGCATATTATTCAAACCAGAAAGATTTGGACACAGCAAAGAAATCTTTCGCTAACTATGTGAATACTCAAATTAAAGATATAGAAAATCAAATAGAACTTACTGATGAACAACTTGAAGAAATAACACAGGCCAATAAACTTGGTCTATCTATGCTTGAAGAATATGACAAATTTGCCAAGGTGCAGGACGATTTTGAAATTGTCTTCCCGGAAAAAGAGTTTTTAGTACCCGTAATCACTCCTTTCGGACATAAATCAACAAAATTTATGTTTGCTGGTAAAGTAGATGGTTTAGTCAAGAAGAATAATGCTTACTGGTTGATGGAACATAAGACCACTTCTTCTGTAAGCAGTGGTTACCTATCTAATTTAGTTTTAGATGAGCAGGTTACTGCTTATATCTGGGCATTACAAAAACAGGAGAATATAGAAATAGTTGGTTGTATCTATAACATTATCCGCAAACAATTACCCTCTCCGAAAGTAAAAAATCCAATAGTTTATCGAGAACAAGTTTATCGCAGTCAAAAAGATATTGCCGATTTTCAGACACAGTTACACCGTATCTGTTTAGAAATAAGTCATCCTGCTATATATCGTCATCCTACTGATGACTGTTCCTGGAAATGTGCATACAGGACACTTTGTATTGAAGATACTGATGAAGCAAGAATGCAATTTCGTATAAAAGAAAAAATCAATGAAGAATTAAAAACTATCTCTCCTGATAAAAATCAGGGAGCAGAAAAGGAGGAGACCGATGGGTATCAAAATCATTAAATCAAATGAAGGTAGGTCACAGTATCTGAGAATGATGGTTTACGGAGTTCCGGGCAGTGGTAAAACCGTCTTTGGTTCAACAGCACCTGACCCATTAATTCTTGATGCAGAAGCAGGATTACTTTCTATTGCTGATAAGAAGTTAGATACTGTGAAAATAGAAACATTTCAGGATGTAATCAATGTGTTTAACTTCCTGAAAACTGAGAAGCTTGCTTATAAAACTGTGGTGATTGATTCATTGACCGAATTACAACGCAAGAGCATGGATTTAATTCTATCTAAAGCAGGCAGAGACCGAGCAACAATCGGTGACTGGGGTATGAATATTGACCAGGTGAGAAACATTATCAGATATTTTCGTGATTTAGAGATGAACCTGCTATTGATATGTCTTAATGAAGAAAGAAAAGATGAAGATGCAGGAATAATTATGCAAAGACCAGCATTACAGGGTAGAACATTGCCAGAAGAAGTTATGGGTTACGTTGATGTTGTTGGTTATCTGTTCACTAAAGAAGTTGAAGGAACAGAAGGTAAAAAACAATTAGTGAGAAAAATCTTATGTCAGCCACACGAACGTGCCTATGCTAAAGACAGGTCCGGTAAACTTGATAGGTTTGAAGAACCGGATTTTAAAAAAATCTATACCAAAATATTTGGTTCACCCAGTTCCTCTACACAGGAGCGGAGTTCAGTAAATAAGGACAAGGAGGCCAGTCATGAGAGTAAGAGATGATTTTTCACAAGCAGGACAGTTTGATTTGATCCCTCAGGGAACTTATAGGGTAGAAGTAGCAAAAGTAAAGTTAAAAGAAACAGATGAAGGTAATGAGTATTATGCCTGGGATTTTGTTATTACTTCCGGTGAATACGAAGGCAGGCACTTGTTTTTGAATACATCTCGTTTACCACAGGCACTTTTCAGATTACAGCAACTCTTACAGTGTTTAGGTTTTAGTGCAGCCGGCATATATGAATGGGATACTGATGAAGTAAGAGGCAGAGAACTGCAAGTAAAAGTAACTCACGAGATGTATCAAGGCAAAATTCGTGAAAAAGTTGAACCAATAATAAATTCATCAACTCAAGAATTAAATAAAGAAAAACAATCAGAACGGGAAGATGAATTACGTCCGTCGCGGATGGGCGAAGATGAAGAAATCCCTTTCTGACCTTGGAAAAATGAAAAGGAGAGAAAGCCAAATATGCAATGCAAAGGTACTATCTGGAAAATACAAATAGATTCAGAAGGTGAGAGTAAAGTAACCTTACTGATTCCTGAGATTTATCGGGCATCAGTACAGGAAGCACAGATGTTACTTAAACAGCCACTTGAGATTATTATTGAACCCGAAAGAGCAGATGGTGAGAAACCTTCAAATAAAGATATCAATTATCTGCAGATACTGCTTGATCAGAAAGGCTGGCAGGAATCAAAACGTGAAGGTTACATACTTTACAATTTTGGTAAACACACACTTAGTGAATTGACTAAAAACGAAATACAAAAATTTATTCAAGAACTATCAACTGGAACTAATCGAGAAGCGTAATGAAGTTAACATAAATGAAAGAAATAACCATTGCTTTTGGTAATGAAATACAGCTTGCCACAGATAAGAAGACAGGGAAAGATTATTATGTAAGAATATCTACTGAATTTAGAAATGAACAATTGAGAGAACTAAAAGGAGCAGCATTGTCTGTTTTACTTTGTATGGGGCTTCATGCAAATGAGAAAGGAGAATGCTGGGTGAGTAATAAAACGATTATGGAAGAGACCGGGTATGCTTTGCAGGCAATAAAAAAGGCAAAGAAATTTTTAGAAGATAAAAAATACCTTCATCGTTCCCAAAGAAGAAAAGAAGGTAGGTTTACAACAAGCATATATGTATTATTTTCACCGTTGGTTGAAAATCAGCCCACGGTAGAAGCACCGTTGGTTGAAAAAGATACCACGGTACCGTTGGATGAAAAAACCGCTGTGGTAAAATCATCCCACGGTACTAATTATATAAGTACTGAAGAAGAACCAGGTAAAGGTATCGAAGAAAAACCAGGTAATATTGAAGAAGTAGCAGGCTCGTGTTCAAAAGAACCCTCGCCTGCCGTAATTCAGATAACTGAAACCATAAAATCCTGCAAAGTTGTTAAGATACCAGAAGCAAGAATCACTACAATTGTGGAAGCATGGCTGGATACTTACAAAACAATTGATATAGCAACTGAAATAAAAAAGGCAGATTGCTGGCTTTTATCCAATCCCAACAAAAGATATCACAATTATAGCCGATTTTTGACAAACTGGTTTAATAAGACACTTGATTATAAACCTGTTAACTTCACAAGGAATAGATTTGATGGAAGAAGACAATATCATCCCAAAGGTGAACCAGGAAAATACGACGGAATTGAAGAATAATTTACCGGAATGTCCGTATCAGGCAGAAAAATGTGTCATTTGTGGTAAATTAGTAGAACCATTTTATGTTGAACCAGTAAAAATTGGTGACCGGCCATTTGGGGGTTGGTTTCCACCGGATGATAAATGTGAAGAATGTCAGGAAAAAGAACGAAAAGAACAGGAAGAGAAGCACAATCCTGACCGTAAACTTATTTCTGCAGGGTTATCACCACAACACTTGAACCTGACATTTGAGAACTTTGAAATAACTCCAGAGAATGAAAAAGCATGCAAAGTTATCAAGCAATATACAGAAAAACCGCAAGGTGGATTATGTATTACCGGGCCTTGCGGTATAGGCAAAACACATTTAGTAGTATCTGTAGCAAGAAAACTTATTCTTTCAGATAAAAAATGCAGGTTTGTAAGTGTACCTGAACTTTTGCTTGAAATCAGGTCCATATTTGACAAACGGTCAGTGCAAACCGAAGAAGAACTCATTGAAGAATATGTTGGTTATGAATACTTATTTCTTGATGATTTTGGTGCAGAAAAAGTTACTGATTGGTCATTAGAGACACTTTATTTGATAATAGATAGACGCCTGCGTAACTTAAAACATGAACTCATCATAACCAGCAATCTGGATTTAAATGAAATCAGTGAGAATTTAAGTGACAGGATTGCTTCTCGTATTACAGAGATGTGCAGGGTAGTTAAACTCGTTGGCAAGGATTGGAGATTAAAGAAAAAGATAAAAAGATGACTGTAGTGAAAATAGTAATTCCAGAAATACCGTCATCGCTGAATAAGATATTTGCCATGCACTGGGCTGAAAGACAAAGAGAAAAGGCACGCTGGTCAGATTTAATTGCCTGGAAGATATTAACTCAAAAGTTAAAACCAATAAAAGGTCAGGTAAAAATAAAGTTAGTTTATTACTTCAAGACGAAAGGTTCTCATGATTATGATAACTACAGTGGAAAATTTATTCTTGATGGACTCAAAGGAAAAGTAATTAAAGACGACAGTCAAAGAATAGTTACTGAACTCACTCACGAGTTTCATTATGATCCTGAAAATCCAAGAATAGAAATTTTAATTGAATCAATAGAACAATGAGCAAGACATATTATGAACTTTTAGGCTGGGTAGCAAACGAAGATATTCCAGAAACAGTTCCGCAGAAGAAACTGAAAGAAATTTATAGCAAAGTTATCCATAAAATAAAAACTCAATCAACAAATGAAATTGAGAAATCAGAGAACCTGTTCGCTTTATCATTAATATGGAAAGTTTTGGGAGATCCTGAAAAAAGAAAAGAGTATGACTTAAAACTGAAAGGTATTAGAGAATTTGGTGGCTCACCTGCTGATATTATTATTGACGGTAAGAAAGTTCCTGTATTTTCAAAAGTTATTAAGGAAGAGAACAGTTAATGAAAGCGAAACTACTGGATACAATAAATAGAATCTATGAAACGCAACTCTGTAAACTTGAACTTGAATCATTAGGAGCAGAAGATGTCAGTTTTGATTTAGATAACCTTGAGTTTAAGTTCGCATTTGATCCTGAACAAAGGGATTATTTAAGTAACCGTACAAGTTGGCTGACTTCTATTGATGGCAAAGATACCTGGATAACAAAAATTATTGATATTAACAGAAAAATCCTACGCAAATACGCTGATATATGGTTCAGTCACTTCACCTATCCATTCAAAGCAAGGTTCAGGCCACCTGTTGCCCGGTCTCTTATAAATATCGTTAATCCTGAACCTGATGGTATTATACTTGATAACTTCTGTGGGAGCGGTACTACGCAGGTAGAAGCAATATTATTAGGTTTGGATTCAGTTGGAATTGACATCAATCCATTTTACACATTTTTAACTCAAGCACAAAGAGAATTCTATATTCGCAAACTAACCGACGGTGAGATAGCAGAAAAGTTTTTCATTGAAGTTAGCCAGAACCCGGATAGATTCAAAAATGCCATGCTTGCAGGAACAATTCATCCATTAATGTTTGTGATTTACTCTTATGCGACCTGTATGCATTTTCCCGATTCACAGAAAGCATTTAACAGGAAATTCCTTGAGATGAAAACCTTACAGGATGAATGGTCTAGATTAAACACAGAAAAAAGTTTAGAACTCGGTGAAATTAAAACAGTAACAGACACAGCAGAAAAACTTGAATTTCCTGATAATTATTTTTCAGGTATTGTAACTTCACCACCGTACAGTAATGCTCTTGATTACACTAAAGAAAATCGTGGAGCGCCAGAATTCTTTCCTGTTACTGATGAACTTAAACGACAGTATGAACCTGTAAAGAAGCCAGACCTTTATTTTGAAATGATGAGTAAAGCCATCAGTGAAATGGTGAGAGTATTAAAGCTAGGAAAGAAAATCGGATTTATTATTGGTAATCAAAGAAAAAAGAACGAAATTATACCTATTGTTGACTGGAGCATAGAAGAGTTTGAAAAAAATAACTGTAAATTGCTCTTCAATATTCCACAACTTATATCAAGCACAGGTACATGGAATATACTTGTGGACCACATATTAATTTTACAGAAAAGAGTTTCAGATGATTAACAAAACAAAGATAATCTGCTTGTTTGGATTGGTAATATATTTCGTTACATGTTTTACATCTGGATTCTTTTTTTACAGATATTCAAGTATTAAAAATGAGTATGAAAATTACAGGACTTCTGTTAGTTATTTAGAGAATTATCATGTGTGGTATGGAATCTTTAATACAACTTTATACACATTGCATCAATCTGAATGTAGCAAAAATAAGGAACACAGATATTACGGTATAACAAAATCAGGTTACAGGGCTGTAAGAAACAGGACAGTAGCTGTTGACCCTAAAATTGTCAGATTAGGATCTATCCTCATAGATATTGAAACAGGGAAGAAATACATAGCTGAAGATACGGGTAGTAATGTGAAAGGTTTCCATATAGATATATTTATCGGTGAAGGAACAAAAGAGAACAGAAAGAAAGCTGATAAATATGGTATGCAGAGAAAACTATTCATAGTTATTGATTAAATATGAAATTTCCAGATGACTGCCTCAACAGGATATACTGTGCTGAGACACTAAAATTCTTAAGGACTTTGCCTGATGATGTTATTGATATGGGTGTAACATCAGCACCTTATAATAAAGGCGAGAATAAAAAAGGATGGTTAGTGGCAGATGTAAAATATTCAAATACGAGTGATAGATTTCCAGAAGATTTTTATCAACAGAATCAAATAGATGTTTTAGATGAAATGTTCAGAATTATAAAGTCCTGTGGTTCATTCTTTTATAATCATAAAATCAGATGGGAAAAAGGAAAAATGTTTCATCCTATGGACTGGTTAAGAAAAACAAAGTGGACAATAAGACAGGAAATTATTTGGGACAGAATGATAGCAGCAAATATACGAGGTTGGAGATTCTGGCAGGTTGAAGAAAGAATATATTGGCTTTACAAACCTGAAGGAAGAAATCTAATAGGTGAAGAGTTGGAACCTGAACATGCACTGTTAACTTCAATCTGGCGATTTCCACCGGAACAGAAAAATCCACACCCCGCCCCTTTCCCTTTAGCATTGCCAGTCAGAGCAATCTATTCAATTATGGATAAAAGAAAAGGGACAATAATTGACCCCTACTGTGGTAGTGGCACAACTTTGGTGGCAGCAAAAATATTGGGACATGATTTTATCGGCATAGAAATATCTGGTGAATATGTCAGGTTAGCAAAAAATAGATTAAAGAATTATAGGTCCGAACTAAAATCCGTTGAAGAAGAAGTTGCACATCATATTGTCCGAAAAACATTTAAGGAAAGAAAAGAAAAAGGAGAATTTACTGGTAAATACAGCAGACTTCCGGTAAATTCGGCTATATTTTAAATGATTGATAAAACAAGAGTAGCCCATCTAGTAGGATTGATAATATGTTCTATTGCATGTTTTATATCGGGATTCTATTTTTACAGACATTCAAGTATTAAAAATGAATATGAAAATTATAGGACTTCTGTTAGTTATTTAGAGAATTATCATGTCTGGTATGGAATTTTTAATACAACTCTATACACATTGCATCAATCTGAATGTAGCAAAATAAAGAACATAGATATTATGGAATAACAAAATCAGGTTACAGGGCTGTCAAAAATAGAACAGTAGCTGTTGACCCTAAAATTGTCAGATTAGGGTCTATCTTTATAGATGTTGAGACAGGTAAGAAATACATAGCAGAAGATACAGGTAGTAATGTGAAAGGTTTCCATATAGATATATTTATCGGTGAAGGAACAAAAGAGAACAGAAAGAAAGCTGATAAATATGGTATGCAGAGAAAATTATTCATAGTTATTGAATAAGGATGGGATATCCAAGAGATTATGTCAATAGAAAATTAAATAATTTTGAACTGGGATGGTTATCTGCAGCAATAGATGGCGAAGGTAGCATTGGTGTTAATGAAAAATATAATGTCATATGGGTATCTATTTCCAATACTAATAAAGATTTTATCAATTATGCTAAAAAATTATTACACGGAAATATACTCATAAGGCCGAAAACAGAAAAAAGAAAAACCTTATATAAAACAGAAATAGGTAGTAAAGAAAAAATATCTTGTGTTTTAAGACAGGTTATACCATTTTTATTAATTAAAAAAGATATAGCCAAAACAGTTTTGGAGATAGCAAATAGAAAAGGTATCTATGGAATTAAGAAATGTAAAATTTGTAACAATAAACATTATTCAAAAGGTTTTTGTGAAAAACACTGGTACATTAAATATGGAAAGAAATATTATAAGTCATGGTATCAATTGAAGAAATCAAAAACAAAATAATCTGTTCAGATGCACTCGCATTTCTGAAGTCATTGCCTGACGAATGTATTGATATGTGTTTGACCTCACCGCCCTATTGGGGACTGCGGGATTACAAGGTAGATGGCCAGGTAGGACTCGAACCTAATTATCAAGATTATATTCGTAGACTTGTAGACGTTTTTGTCGAACTAAAGCGAGTTATTAAGAAAACAGGTTCGTGTTATGTTGTAATGGGCGACACGTACATGGATAAAGAACTACTGATGATACCTTCACAGCTTGCATTAGCACTTAAAGAAGATGGCTGGCAACTG is from Elusimicrobiota bacterium and encodes:
- a CDS encoding PD-(D/E)XK nuclease family protein — protein: MKVIITNSQIELFKECRLKYKFAYLDLLTPKVPSSKLFLGAGIHEGLKAYYSNQKDLDTAKKSFANYVNTQIKDIENQIELTDEQLEEITQANKLGLSMLEEYDKFAKVQDDFEIVFPEKEFLVPVITPFGHKSTKFMFAGKVDGLVKKNNAYWLMEHKTTSSVSSGYLSNLVLDEQVTAYIWALQKQENIEIVGCIYNIIRKQLPSPKVKNPIVYREQVYRSQKDIADFQTQLHRICLEISHPAIYRHPTDDCSWKCAYRTLCIEDTDEARMQFRIKEKINEELKTISPDKNQGAEKEETDGYQNH
- a CDS encoding ATP-binding protein, with amino-acid sequence MGIKIIKSNEGRSQYLRMMVYGVPGSGKTVFGSTAPDPLILDAEAGLLSIADKKLDTVKIETFQDVINVFNFLKTEKLAYKTVVIDSLTELQRKSMDLILSKAGRDRATIGDWGMNIDQVRNIIRYFRDLEMNLLLICLNEERKDEDAGIIMQRPALQGRTLPEEVMGYVDVVGYLFTKEVEGTEGKKQLVRKILCQPHERAYAKDRSGKLDRFEEPDFKKIYTKIFGSPSSSTQERSSVNKDKEASHESKR
- a CDS encoding DUF669 domain-containing protein, whose protein sequence is MRVRDDFSQAGQFDLIPQGTYRVEVAKVKLKETDEGNEYYAWDFVITSGEYEGRHLFLNTSRLPQALFRLQQLLQCLGFSAAGIYEWDTDEVRGRELQVKVTHEMYQGKIREKVEPIINSSTQELNKEKQSEREDELRPSRMGEDEEIPF
- a CDS encoding helix-turn-helix domain-containing protein yields the protein MKEITIAFGNEIQLATDKKTGKDYYVRISTEFRNEQLRELKGAALSVLLCMGLHANEKGECWVSNKTIMEETGYALQAIKKAKKFLEDKKYLHRSQRRKEGRFTTSIYVLFSPLVENQPTVEAPLVEKDTTVPLDEKTAVVKSSHGTNYISTEEEPGKGIEEKPGNIEEVAGSCSKEPSPAVIQITETIKSCKVVKIPEARITTIVEAWLDTYKTIDIATEIKKADCWLLSNPNKRYHNYSRFLTNWFNKTLDYKPVNFTRNRFDGRRQYHPKGEPGKYDGIEE
- a CDS encoding ATP-binding protein, producing the protein MEEDNIIPKVNQENTTELKNNLPECPYQAEKCVICGKLVEPFYVEPVKIGDRPFGGWFPPDDKCEECQEKERKEQEEKHNPDRKLISAGLSPQHLNLTFENFEITPENEKACKVIKQYTEKPQGGLCITGPCGIGKTHLVVSVARKLILSDKKCRFVSVPELLLEIRSIFDKRSVQTEEELIEEYVGYEYLFLDDFGAEKVTDWSLETLYLIIDRRLRNLKHELIITSNLDLNEISENLSDRIASRITEMCRVVKLVGKDWRLKKKIKR
- a CDS encoding RusA family crossover junction endodeoxyribonuclease, which produces MKIVIPEIPSSLNKIFAMHWAERQREKARWSDLIAWKILTQKLKPIKGQVKIKLVYYFKTKGSHDYDNYSGKFILDGLKGKVIKDDSQRIVTELTHEFHYDPENPRIEILIESIEQ
- a CDS encoding DNA methyltransferase; its protein translation is MKAKLLDTINRIYETQLCKLELESLGAEDVSFDLDNLEFKFAFDPEQRDYLSNRTSWLTSIDGKDTWITKIIDINRKILRKYADIWFSHFTYPFKARFRPPVARSLINIVNPEPDGIILDNFCGSGTTQVEAILLGLDSVGIDINPFYTFLTQAQREFYIRKLTDGEIAEKFFIEVSQNPDRFKNAMLAGTIHPLMFVIYSYATCMHFPDSQKAFNRKFLEMKTLQDEWSRLNTEKSLELGEIKTVTDTAEKLEFPDNYFSGIVTSPPYSNALDYTKENRGAPEFFPVTDELKRQYEPVKKPDLYFEMMSKAISEMVRVLKLGKKIGFIIGNQRKKNEIIPIVDWSIEEFEKNNCKLLFNIPQLISSTGTWNILVDHILILQKRVSDD
- a CDS encoding 3D domain-containing protein, with amino-acid sequence MINKTKIICLFGLVIYFVTCFTSGFFFYRYSSIKNEYENYRTSVSYLENYHVWYGIFNTTLYTLHQSECSKNKEHRYYGITKSGYRAVRNRTVAVDPKIVRLGSILIDIETGKKYIAEDTGSNVKGFHIDIFIGEGTKENRKKADKYGMQRKLFIVID
- a CDS encoding site-specific DNA-methyltransferase, which codes for MKFPDDCLNRIYCAETLKFLRTLPDDVIDMGVTSAPYNKGENKKGWLVADVKYSNTSDRFPEDFYQQNQIDVLDEMFRIIKSCGSFFYNHKIRWEKGKMFHPMDWLRKTKWTIRQEIIWDRMIAANIRGWRFWQVEERIYWLYKPEGRNLIGEELEPEHALLTSIWRFPPEQKNPHPAPFPLALPVRAIYSIMDKRKGTIIDPYCGSGTTLVAAKILGHDFIGIEISGEYVRLAKNRLKNYRSELKSVEEEVAHHIVRKTFKERKEKGEFTGKYSRLPVNSAIF
- a CDS encoding 3D domain-containing protein — its product is MTKSGYRAVKNRTVAVDPKIVRLGSIFIDVETGKKYIAEDTGSNVKGFHIDIFIGEGTKENRKKADKYGMQRKLFIVIE
- a CDS encoding LAGLIDADG family homing endonuclease, translated to MGYPRDYVNRKLNNFELGWLSAAIDGEGSIGVNEKYNVIWVSISNTNKDFINYAKKLLHGNILIRPKTEKRKTLYKTEIGSKEKISCVLRQVIPFLLIKKDIAKTVLEIANRKGIYGIKKCKICNNKHYSKGFCEKHWYIKYGKKYYKSWYQLKKSKTK